A genomic region of Streptosporangium lutulentum contains the following coding sequences:
- a CDS encoding SigE family RNA polymerase sigma factor: MFGAHYPSMVRLAGLLGADDPEDIAQEAFARLHARRSRLRDDGAAVAYVRSIVCNLTRNRLRHLRLVRLRPLEPPPAAPSSEHAVIVAEKHQELLAAVDRLPRRQREALVLRYWLDLSGLEIADAMGVSPGSVKTHTSRGLAALGRALKEDA, translated from the coding sequence CTGTTCGGCGCGCACTACCCCTCGATGGTGCGCCTGGCCGGGCTGCTCGGCGCGGACGACCCGGAGGACATAGCCCAGGAGGCGTTCGCCCGCCTCCACGCCCGAAGATCCCGCCTGCGTGACGACGGCGCGGCCGTCGCCTACGTCCGGTCCATCGTGTGCAACCTGACCCGCAACCGGCTGCGCCATCTCCGGCTGGTACGGCTGCGCCCTCTCGAACCTCCACCGGCCGCCCCCAGCAGCGAGCACGCGGTCATCGTCGCCGAGAAACACCAGGAGCTCCTGGCCGCCGTCGACCGTCTCCCCCGCCGCCAGCGCGAGGCCCTGGTCCTGCGCTACTGGCTCGACCTGTCCGGGCTGGAGATCGCCGACGCGATGGGAGTCTCCCCCGGCTCCGTCAAGACCCACACGAGCCGGGGCCTGGCCGCTCTCGGCCGCGCCCTGAAGGAGGACGCGTGA